A window of Roseburia hominis A2-183 genomic DNA:
TTATCGCTTGTAAATATACCTTCGATTCGGTTGGATGCTCCCGTACTCTGAATCAATGCAACTTCTAAAAGTGTTTTCAATTCATCTACATTGGCTTCGAGAAATAATTCCTGTTTGCCTTTATGTTCATGGATGCTGCTAACCATCTGAACAATTTCAGGTGTTAACAACTTCGCAGGACTTACAATAAAATCAAAGTCTCTCATATGAATCTCCTTCATTTCAGATTTATCTCCATCATTCTATCATCAAATGATGGAGATCTCAATAGATTTGATGGAGATAGAATATCCATATACACAATAAATATCCTCATTTCATCCATATATTATATCGTTTTATGGATTGTTTTTTCATTAAAATTACACTATTTTTTCACTATTTTTCATTACTTCATCGTTTTCGCCAACGAATTGAGCAACGCCCGCCTCTCTGGATTCAGATTCTTTTTCTCATAAAATGCTTCTTTAAAAAGCTCTGCATTTTTCCTTTGGTCATCATCCGAAATATGAGAGTACGCATCCGTAACCATATTGACCTGTGCATGGCCGGAATCACCCTGTACTGCTTTGATATCAGATAATGGTACACACAAGCACGGAAAACACTTTATGCAAAATCTTCCACAATAAAATCTATAAATGATCCGCAAAGGCAAAGGAAACCGACAGTTTACCATGTTTGGAATTATGGCAGTTCTTTTAGGAAGTGGAGATGCATTCCATCTGGTTCCCCGTGCAGTAGCGCTTTGTACAACTGGACTTGAGAACTTTACTGTACAGATGGGGTTAGGAAAGTGGATTACCTCTATCACTATGACTATCCTAAAATCATCCCCTCCTCAGAATTTGCAACAAGTTGTTGCAAATTTTCTATATCCTTTTATTTTACAGAAGTACTTATTTTTAACTTTTTTCCTTCAGATTTTTATATTGCAAAAATCATATCACCATCTGCAGTATATCCTCTATATGTTCTGCATAATAATCAGCCCCATTCAGTTCCCCTTTCTCACCATATCCATACAGGCATCCTATAAAAGGGCTTTTGCAGGACCTGGCACATTCCAGATCCTGTCTCCTGTCTCCGACTACCAGATAAGGGCCACTATATTCCCGGATGATTTCCTGCACAATTTCTGTCTTTGGACGGAATCTGTATGATTCACAGTCATAAAAACGGTCAAACCATCGTTCCATCCCAAATTCCTTCCAGTGTGCCTCACGATATGAAGCTTTACAGTTACTTAAGATCACAAGGTGATATCCCCGGTTCTTCAAAGCTGTTAGCATCTCCTCTGCTCCCGGATACCACACTGCCTTATGTTTCCTGATCTGTCTTATCATCAGATCTCCTACCATCGTGCTTGCCTGCTCTTTATAGCTCTGATCCAGTTCCGGCAAAAATGTATTCCACATCTCCTTACTGTTAAGTCCCAGCCAGCCGGCAATTTCCACCGAGCCTATCTCCCGTTCTTCGGTAACCTTCTGTTCTGTCAGCCACTGATAGGTTTCACGAAATGCCGGTTCATAGATTCCAAGGGTATGATGGATCGTTCCATCATAATCGAATATGATTGTTTTTGTCATCATTTATTTTCCTGTCTTTTAGAGCTGCTTCATCAGATTGACCATCTCAATCGCAGATAATGCACAATCATAGCCTTTATTTCCCGCTTTGCTTCCTGCACGCGCAATAGCCTGCTCGATATTTTCAGTCGTGATCACTCCGAATAAAACCGGGATTCCTGTTGCAAGTTCAACCTGTGCGATTCCCTTGGCAGATTCATTACACACCAGATCATAATGTGAAGTATCTCCACGGATGACAGCTCCAACGCAGATAATTGCATCATATTTTCCTGACTGTGCCATCTTCTGTGCTGTAATCGGAATCTCAAATGCTCCCGGTACCCATGCTGCAGTAATGTTCTCTTCTTCTACTCCATGTCTTACCAGTCCGTCGACTGCCCCTCCCAATAATTTATTCACAATAATTTCATTGAATCTCGCTGCCACGATACCAACCTTCATTCCCTCCGGTGCTACTACTTTTCCTTCTACTAAATTGATCTGTCTCATTTTTTCTTCCTCCTGATATTTGCTGTTTTTTATAAATTTATTTCTTTAAAAATATGACCCATCTTTTCCTGCTTCGTCTTCATATACTTCCGGTCATACTTTTGTGCCGGAATCTCCAGAGGTACTCTCTCATTGATCTTCAGTCCGAATTCGCCAAGTCCATAGACTTTATCCGGATTATTTGTCAGTAATCTTAATGATTTCACACCAAGGTCTGACAGTATCTGTGCCCCGACCCAGTACTCTCTGAGATCCGGTGCAAACCCTAACTTCACATTAGCCTCCACAGTATCGTATCCCTGCTCCTGAAGCGCATATGCTTTGATCTTATTGATCAGTCCGATTCCTCGGCCTTCTTGTCTCATATACAGAATGATTCCTCGGCCTTCTGCTTCTACCTGGCGCATCGCTGTCTGCAGCTGCAGGCCACAGTCACATCTGAGCGATCCGAATGCATCCCCTGTCAGACACTCCGAATGTACCCGGCAAAGCACATCCTCACCATCTCCCAGATCACCTTTTACCAGTGCCAGATGATGCTCTCCTGTAATATCATTGATATAACCATACATTTTAAAATCACCGTACTGCGTTGGGAGGTTTGCAACGGCTTCCTCCTTTACATGCTTTTCATGTATTCTTAAATAATCCTGCAGATCACGGATCGTAATAAATGTAAGGTTATGCTCTTTTGCCATTTCCCATAGCTGTGATGTACGCATCATAGTTCCATCTTCTTTCATAACTTCACAGCACACGCCGCATTCTTTCAGTCCAGCAAGTCTCATAAGATCTGTTGTTGCCTCTGTATGGCCATTTCGTACCAAAACCCCGCCTTTTCTGGAAATAAGCGGAAACACATGTCCCGGTCTTCTGAAATCCTCCGGTTTTGACTGATCATCCACACACTTCATGATAGTATAGGAGCGCTCTTCCGCAGAGATACCTGTGGTTGTATCTGCGTGATCTACTGCCACGGTAAATGCTGTACTGTGATTGTCCGTGTTCTCCGCAACCATCGGCGGAAAGTTCAATCTCGCCGCAATTTCTGCACTCATCGGTGTACAGATAAGACCCTTTGCATAGGTCGCCATGAAATTAATATTTTCCCTGGTCGCAAACTCTGCCGCACATATCAGATCTCCCTCATTTTCTCTGTCCGGATCATCTGTGACCAGAACTATTTTTCCTTCCTTAAGATCCCTAAGTGCTTCTTCAATTGTGTTGTACTGATAATTTTGTGACATAGTGTATATCCTCCTGTTCTAAAACCCGAATTCTTCAAGAAACTCCATCGTAATTCCGGATTCTTTTTTCTCTTCTTCGTTTTTTCTGATGCCAAGCAGTTTTTCTACGTATTTTCCGATCACATCATTTTCCAGATTAACCAGATCCCCCGGCACCTTTTCCAAAAGAGTGGTTTCTTCTCCTGTATGTGGAATGACCGACACCTGAAAACCAGCTTCATCAACCCTTGCAACTGTCAGGCTGATCCCATCAATACAGACGGATCCTTTTTCCACGATCAGATGCAAAATCTGTGGCGATGTCTCAATTGATACCCAGATGGCATTTTCTTCCTGGAGCATGGAACGTATCACGCCAGTCCCATCAATATGGCCGCTTACTATGTGTCCCCCGAACCTGCCGTCTGCAGCCATTGCACGTTCCAGGTTTACCTGGCTTCCGGCCTTGCAGCTGCCAAGACTGCTTCTTCTGATCGTCTCTGCCATCACATCGGCAGTAAATCCGTCCGGCTGAATCGACGTAACTGTCAGACACACACCATTCACAGCGATACTGTCACCGATCCTTGTCCCTTCCAGGACTTTCCGGGCTTTCACTGCCAGGATCCCTGATTCCCCTGTCAGCTGTATATAACGGACTTTTCCTTTCTCTTCTACGATTCCTGTAAACATGATTCCTCCTGTTTTTTATCACACACCTGACATTTTATCCGGATATCCTCACCGATCTGGCAGATATCTGTATATTTCAGTTCCACTGCTTCAGACGGCAGTTCAACTCCAATACCCTCTACCGGTGTCTTCCCAGCCACACCGCCAAACAGCTTTGGTGCCACAAAAGCCTGTACTTCCTTTACAATTCCAGCTCGCAGTGCACTGTCATTTAACGTACCTCCTCCCTCCAGGAGGATGCTGTCAATGCCTCTGTTTCCAAGATCTGCCATCAGCTTCTTAAGGTCTATCTGATTCTTTTCGTCGGGACAGTAAATGGTTTCAACTCCCATGGTATGTAATATTTTTATTTTCTCTTCTGCATTTTTCTGTTCTGCATAAGCCACGATCGTCCGGTACTTTTCCGCACTTTTTACAATCTGACTGCCCGGCGGGATCCTGAGCTTACTGTCACACACAATCCTGACAGGACTTTTCCAGCCTTCTACCCGGACGTTTAACATCGGATCATCTGCAAGCACAGTTCCAATACCAGCCATGATTCCCATGTACTGATGTCGCATATGCTGTACTTCTTTTCGTGCAGATTCTCCGGTGATCCATTTTGATGCTCCTGTTTTCGTTGCGATCTTCCCATCCAGTGTCATGGCATACTTCATTACCACATAAGGAGTCTTCGTAGTAATATAATGGAAAAACACCGGGTTCAGCTGATCACATTCTTCTCTCATAAAATCTTCAACTACTGTTACACCGGCTTCCCTTAACATCTGTACACCTTTTCCTGCCACTTTCGGATTCGGATCTCTGGAACCGATCACCACTTTTCTGATCTTCTGTTCAATGATCGCTTCCGTACATGGAGGTGTTTTACCATGATGACAGCAAGGCTCCAACGTGACATAAATCACCGCACCTTCTGCTGATTCTGTAAGAGAAGCAATTGCATTACGTTCCGCGTGAAGTTCTCCATACTTTTTATGATAGCCTTCCCCGATGATCTTTCCGTCTTTTACGATCACTGCCCCTACCATAGGATTGGGATTCGTCCAGCCTTCTCCTTTTTTGGCCAGTTGAATAGCCCGAAGCATATATTCCTGATCCGTCATTTCTATTCCTTCTTTCTTATTCCTGTTCTTTGCCTGGGCTACGCCGAGGCTTTTAAACATGTGCAATCGGATTCACAGACAAGTGAATGGTATAGTTATTTCGAAAACGATGTACCAGATACAAAAAAAGCCTGCAGAAATATCTGCAGGGTGGAATTGATCTGTTACATATGATTGATAAATGAATGTCTGATTTTCCTATATAAAAAGCTCTGAAATGGATCACCATCTCAGAGCTCTGATACTACATTCATTCATACAAAAAATCAACTGTACTATCATCTTCTTCCATCCAGACTGTACTGTCGGCCCCGGAATCTCACCGGATCATGCCTCTCGGCTCGCGGGCTTTACCGCCGGTAGGGAATCTCACCCTGCCCTGAAGATATCTTTTTGTTTATTTTAATACTTTATCTGTTATTTGTAAAGCAGAATTTTTATTTTACTTAGTTTACTGGTTTGGAAATGAAAGTTCCCGGATGAGCAATTTTCATATAATTTCTCAGTTTCAATGCCAATACTCTTAACCGTTCAATCGCTATCTCAACGATTTTTTCATCTGGATCCATCTGATCCACTTTTTCTGCCATAGGCATCCTCCTTCTTCCTGAAATAAAAAAATCCGCCCAGATTAGAACCTAATCTAATCTGAACGGAATACTCATTCAGGCTTGATATTTTCCAAGCAGAAATAGTTTTAATCATTACCCTTTTGTTAGCTACAAGAATTTACAACCTTTTACACCAGTTGCATTATAGCTTTTCATTCCTGTTAGCAAATCTACAATAATTTTACTGTTAGCAATTTGCATTTTCTGTTAGCAAAAATGCTCATTTTTTGATTTGCTGTTAGCAGAAAAACAACAAAAAAAACGGCAATGATTTTTCTCTCATTACCGCTTAAAATAGAGCGTTCCCTATAGGAATCGAACCTACAATAGAGTCTTAGGAGGACCCCGTTATATCCATTTAACTAAGGGAACAAATGCCGTATTTTCGGGCTTTTCAGCCTTTTTGGCTCCGGCTGCCATGTTTATGAATCCAATCACTTTCGTGATGAATTGTCCCTGCTATTATATATTGATTTTAGCCTTTTTGCAAACTCTAAAATCCCGTTGTGTCTCACTAAATGGTCTGCACTTAGTTGCCCCTTAGGAGGGGGCTGTTATATCCATTTAACTAAGGAAACATATATTTGCTGTATACAGGCTTCTCTGTATACAGCTTATTCATTTTATCATATTATCCGTCAAAAGACCATAGGAAAATCACAAACTAATCCCGGTATTTTACGCTGCCCTGCATCCAGATATTTCCCTTAAAACGTCTGCCCACTTCCGGTTCGCCGAGCAGATCTTTTTGATTGATACAGACGCTGAAAAGAATATCATTGCACATGATTTCCATGGAATATACATTTTCCTCCGTGAAACGGTTCTGGAGCAGTGTCACATCCATGATCTCGCCGAGCACCGAATACTGATCACTCTCAATACCGTACGGCATAAAGTAGGTATCCACAATGCTAAGCACATCTTCATGTGTGATCCTTTTTGACAACAGTGAGTAGGTATCAATGTCCTCCAGCGTCAGATTCTCGATCGCATCCTCATCCCCGTCTCTTGCCGCGGCAATCAGATGATTCCGGTCTGTTCCCTCCTTTGGCGCATGAGGCACTTTTTTCTCCGCCTTATTGATCGGGAATAAAATCTTTCCCTCCGTAGACAGCGCAGCTAAAATGACGCCGTCTGCCAGATTCATATATCCTTTGCTCTTGCTGACCGCAAGATAATCCACCACATTCTGAAGATAAAAAATGAGTGTCACTCCAATGCGGACTTCATCACATATCCCCGCATAGGATTCTTTTTCCGCATGTTTTTCCACTTCTGCGGGTTCTATTGTGGATATGTTCTTTCCACACAAATACGGATAGTAATATTCCATCTCAAAGGTATCATCTTCGTTATACACGCCCCGGACAGAGATTCCGAAAAAATCTCCGTACTCCTTTGACAGTTCTGCAAATTCATTGCCCTCCGAATCAAGTGCTGCCTTCTGAACCGTCGGTGCGCTTATAATATCTGCAAAAATATGCTGCAGCTGTTCTTTTGTAATATGACTGAACCCGATGGCTCTTAGAAATTTGTGCATTTTCTATCTTCACCTCTTTCTGTTTCTAGTTTTCGACCTGAAGAATAGATACATTCTTGTTCTTATTCAACTGGTATATCTTTTCCGTCAACCGGTCCTCTTCATCCAAAATTCTAATTACAGGCCGGATGGAATTTTCTGTCTGTTTTAAAACGATGCCGGACTCTCCGGTATTGAGCCGGACTCTCGTCCCGACCGGATAGCGTGCGACGAGCCGCTCGATCACACGCACGATTCTCCTGTCATAAAAAATATCCGTACCTTCCACCAGATACTCGAGTGCCTGCTGGATGCTCATACGTCTGCATTCCATCCCGCTGATAAAACAGTCAAATGCATCACATGCCTGTAATATTCCACATTCCGTATCCCGCGTTTTCTGCTTCAGAGGAAATCCGGAGCCGTCTCTTCTCTCATGATGTACAAGTACCATTTTTTTTACAAAAGGATCCATCCATTTTTCTTCCTCCAGAACAGAGTACGCAAGGATCGGATGCTTCCGGTATTCAAAAGCCTCTGCTTCTGACAATTCGTTGATGTCGCAGTTGATATACGGCACCGTAATGTAGCGGAGTCCCAGATCATGCAGCAATGCTCCCAGTGCAAGTCTGTAAATCTGCTCCGCAGTGAGCTTCATTTTTTTTGCGACTATAATACATAATTTTGTTACTACAAGTGTATGTTCGTACAAATTACTTTCGCGTTCCAAAAGATCAATTACCATATTTTCATCCGCCTGCATGACATCCTGAATAATGTCCTCTGCGACGTATTCAATTTCCCGAAGAGAACTGCCCCTGTGATAAATATGCTTTTCCAGAATAGATTTTATTTTTTCAATATATTCTTCCCGTTTTTCGTTACTGATAATATCATGTGGTGTTTCATCTTCCTCATAGGGATCTTCGATACACACGGTCTCGATTCCCAGAAAGGAGATCAGATCCAGATATTCCGTTTTCAGCGTTGTTCCCTCAGAAATGAGAATTTCATTTTCCTTCGTTATGACCGGCCCTGCAAGTTTCTCCCCCCCTTGCAGTGTTCTTACCAGTTGTATTCTCATACATTATCCTCATTCGTTGTTTTCTGTTTTTCCCATAGCTCTGTCGAGAGCTTTCTGCTCCTCATCCGATAACACGATAATGGAATTACCATCTACGATCTCTTTGATATATGTATAGCAGCCTTCGCGTGTGTGCATGGCATTGATGATAAATCCGTTATTCCTTACATCCAGCATGGCAAGAGAAAAACTGAGTTTTCCTCCCATCTCGTTGAACGCATCATACTTTATCAGTCCCATCTTCTGATAGGTCAGCTGCATGGCCTCAAACAATGATTTGATTGTTTTTTCATTCTCATTGTTTGCCTCAAGAAGTGTATCTACCTGATCCAGACGCTTGATCAGGGTATCTTCCAGATTCTTACCGTTTTTTCCGCTCATAAATACTTTGTATGCTTTTTTCAGCTTCCGCATCTGCGCTATATTTACAATGATAAGAATCAATAGAATCAGAACCACTGCGCTAAGTCCGATAATAATATAATCGGAATCAAAACCTAAATACTGTGAAATCATATGCTTCCTCTCTCTTTATTCTGATATGACTTTTATCAGAATCTTACTCTGTCTATTTTCGGATGGATCCAAACAGATCCATGATACGGTCAAGTTCATCCATAGAATAATATTCAATTTCGATCCTGCCCTTCTGGTTATCCTTCTGATTGATGGCAACCTTTGTTCCAAGAATGACTTTCATCTTCTCTTCCAGATCACGGCAGATTGCTTCCATCTTCGGATCGATCTTTACCTCTTCCTTTGCTTCCGGCTGATCTTTTTCCTGCTGGATCTTCTTTACCAGTTTTTCCGTCTCACGCACACTCAGTTTTTCGTCGAAAATCTTCTGTGCTGTCGTATACTGTTTTTCCTGATCGTCAATACCGAGAAGTGCTCTCGCATGTCCGGTCGAGATCATGTCATCAATTACCATCTGCTGTACTCTCTCGTCGAGTTTTAACAGTCGCATGGAATTGGTGACAGCGGTTCTGCTCTTCGATACACGCTCGGCAACTTCATCCTGTTTCAGATTGAACTCTGTCAGTAACCGCTTGTATGCAATTGCTTCCTCAATCGGATTTAAGTTTTCTCTCTGGATATTTTCAATCAGGGAGATTTCTACGACTTCCTGGTTGGAAAGATTCTTGATAATTACTGGAACCTCTTTTAATCCGGCAAGCTTTGCTGCACGCCATCTGCGCTCGCCGGCAATAATTTCATAATATCCTTTTCTGTCCTGTACAAGCAGAGGCTGTAACACACCAAACTGTTTGATTGACTCGGACAATTCCAACAGGGCATCCTCATCAAAATTCTTTCTTGGCTGTTCCCGATTCGGTTCTACCTTATTGATATTTACCAGAACACCCTCGATGACTTTATCGTTTTTCACATTTTCATTCTTTGCTTCCGTTTTTGTGGCACTTACTTTGTTTGGAATTAAAGAATCAATTCCCTTTCCCAGTCCACCTTTTTTTGCAGCAGCCATAGTTTTCCTCCTTATCTCTCCATCACTTCTTTTGCCAACATACGATAACTTTCTGTTCCCGCTGATTTTGAATCATACATATTGATCGGAAGTCCGTGAGATGGAGCCTCTGCTAATCGGATATTTCTCGGAATCAGTGTCTCATAGATCTTGGTATCAAGATTTTCTTTTACATTCTCTACTACCTGATTGGACAGATTGGTTCGCACATCATACATCGTGAAGACAACTCCGTCGATGACGAGATCTGGATTCAGTCTCTGCTGTACCAGATCAATCGTGTGGATCAGCTGGCTCAATCCCTCAAGTGCGTAATACTCACACTGAATCGGAACCAGCACAGAATCCGCTGTTGTCATCGCATTGATCGTCAGCATATTTAAGGATGGCGGACAGTCAATGATGATAAAATCATAATCATCCCTGATATAATCTACGGCATTTTTTAAAATATATTCCTTTTCATTGATACCAAGTAACTCGATCTCTGCTCCGGCAAGATTCACATTGGACGGGATAATCTTCATTCCTTCTACTACGGTATCTGCCATACTCTCTTTGATGGAACACTCATCCAGCATCAATTCATATACAGTATTTTCCAGTTCGTTTTTATCAACGCCTAATCCGCTTGTCATATTTCCCTGCGGGTCAAGATCAATGGTCAACACTTTCTTTCCTGCTTCTGCAAGACAGGATGATAAATTGATAGCTGTGGTTGTCTTACCAACACCACCTTTTTGGTTTGCGATTGCAATTATTCTGCTCATATATTACCTCTTTTAAATTTTTATTACCCTGTTCATTTGGTGCGTTTTGTTTGCCAGAGTTCATTATCTCTTCTGTTTGCGCTTCTTTTGCGCATCCGAAGTTTCATTGAAACTTCTAATATGAACTCGACAGAGTTCATTATAACACTTTTACATATTCTTTTCTATAGGAAAGTTCGTATGAAATGTTTCACGTGAAACATTTTCACAGTGATTTCAAACTGTTGTATTTCTGTTTTTTTATAAATACAAAATCTTGTAGAAAACATGTGTGAAACATTTCATTTATATAATGTTTCACGTGAAACATTGTGATGATTTGTCCAATAATACGCGTTTTAAAATATTTTTATGTAGTAATAAACATTATTTTCTATAAAATAATTGAGTGTACCGGATGATTCCGAAACACTCAATCTTTATACTCTCTAATACTAATGAATAGAAATCAAATTATTCCGAATAGCAAATACCGCTGCCTGCGTACGATCAGAAACATCAATCTTTTTAAAAATACTTGATACATGATTCTTCACAGTACGTTCACTGATGTGCAATTCATCAGCTACTCCCTTATTGTACATTCCAACCGCAAGAAGTTTCAACACTTCGAGTTCTCTCTTCGTCAGTTTTTCAATCTTCTCACTGTCCATATCCCGGTCAATCATTTTTGCATTCAATACAGGAATCAGACTCGGCTGTATGTAATCTTCTCCATCAACAACAGATAAGATTGCTTTTTTCAATTCAGAAGACTCGGAGTCTTTCAACAGATAACCATTGATTCCGATGTCCACTGCTTTCAATAAATACTCTACTTCATTATGTACGGTAAGAACAAGAATCTTGACATCTATTTTTTCATCTTTAATCTTCTGCAAAACTTCAAGTCCATTCATGCGCGGCATATTGATATCCAGCAACAAAACATCCGGTATCTGATCTTTTAATTTTTCCATGCACTCAATACCATCACACGCCTCTGCAATTACCTGAAAGTCTCCTTCCAGTTCCAACAGCTGCTTTAATCCTTCACGAATCAATGAATGATCATCTGTAATCATTACTTTTACTGCCATTTAAAACTCCTCCTTGTTACTAATAGGTACTTTCACTATAATTTTTGTTCCAACACCGATCTTAGAGTCAATCTGTATCGAACCGGATAATAAATATACTCGTTCTTTCATCATAGACATTCCAAACCCAGAATTATCATCCCTTGGACGATCATCCAGAATATGAACATCAAATCCTGTTCCATCATCCTCGACTATTACCGTGATAGCCCCTTGCTCATATCTTAACAGAACATGTATCAGAGTCGGGTTTGCATGACAGATCGCATTGCTGCATGCCTCCTGAATAATTCTAAGTAACGTTATCCCGATAATCGGTTTTAATTGATAAGGAGTTCCTTCCACTACAAAATGAATCTTCTTCGTGCCGGTTGCTTCCAGCTTGTCCAAAGTTCTCTCGATTGTAATATCCAGACCAATATCATCAAAAGACATAGGGCGCAGGTTATAAATCATCTTTCTGGTATCATCGATGATCTCCCTGAGATTCTTGATCATCTTACTGAGTTCCAGCTTACACCGGATCGGATCCATATCCACCAGTTTACTGCACAGTTCTGCCATGTGAACCATTGCCGTAAGATTCTGAACGGTACTGTCATGAAGTTCGCGTGAAATACGCTGTCTCTCATTCTCCTGCGTTTCAAGGAGAGACGTATGATACCTTTCTTCCTCAAGTGTATTTCTGTCACACCTGTATGCAACATCTGCTTCCGCCTGCCGCAATACCTTCGCCGCTTCTTCCACTCTTTCCATCTGCTGCGTATGGTAGTCTGTCTCCTGCTGAATTGCTTCCTCGAGTTCTTTCATCTCTGCATGCAATTCATCGATTTTCTGCTTATTCCTGGAATTTACTTTTCTTGGAGTAAACGACTCATAATTAGGATCATTCGTCTCCTCAAGCAAATGGATCATTGCCTGCGTCTCTTTCAAATGAATCTGTAAATCAGAAATCCGCTTCGCACTGTTCTGCTCCTCTTTTAAAAGTTCCTCATAAATTTTCTGAATATATTCTTCTACCATTTTGCCACCGAACATATGTTTGATATTAAAAACCAAATTACCAGTATTATTTTATACCAAACGTAATTCAATGAAAAGCAAAAATTTATATTTTCAGAATTTTTAATTTGTATAAGTTATGGAAAGCGGCTATAATATAAGTAATAGGAAACGTTTTGCAAAGATTACGGGAGGTTCTATGAACAATAGCATGAAAAAGAATATCAGACATTTCTTTCTGCTGACTGCTCTTGCTGCAGGCACGATTCATCTTGTGAACCGCTTCATCGATATGACAGCAGAGATGAAAAATATTTTAAAGACGGAAAGCGGCAGCTACTATCACTGGAAGAACGGCAGTATTTTTTATACCAAGCGCGGTTCCGGTTCTCCGCTCCTTCTCATTCACGAATTAAATCCGATCTCTTCTTCTTATGAGTGGTGCAGACTTGTGAAAAAGCTTGAGAAGCACTATACAGTATATACCATAGATCTGTTGGGATGCGGCCGCTCGGACAAGCCTTATCTGACTTATACCAATTACCTGTATGTACAGCTTCTCACAGATTTTATTCATGATGTGATCGGGGAACGCCCGGATGTCGTGACAACAGGCAATTCTATTTCGTTTGCGGTACTTGCCCAGAATATGAATCCGAATCTTCTCGCAAGCATCACTGCGATCAATCCGCCTGCGATGAGCAGCTTTGACCG
This region includes:
- a CDS encoding sensor histidine kinase, giving the protein MVEEYIQKIYEELLKEEQNSAKRISDLQIHLKETQAMIHLLEETNDPNYESFTPRKVNSRNKQKIDELHAEMKELEEAIQQETDYHTQQMERVEEAAKVLRQAEADVAYRCDRNTLEEERYHTSLLETQENERQRISRELHDSTVQNLTAMVHMAELCSKLVDMDPIRCKLELSKMIKNLREIIDDTRKMIYNLRPMSFDDIGLDITIERTLDKLEATGTKKIHFVVEGTPYQLKPIIGITLLRIIQEACSNAICHANPTLIHVLLRYEQGAITVIVEDDGTGFDVHILDDRPRDDNSGFGMSMMKERVYLLSGSIQIDSKIGVGTKIIVKVPISNKEEF
- a CDS encoding ParA family protein, giving the protein MSRIIAIANQKGGVGKTTTAINLSSCLAEAGKKVLTIDLDPQGNMTSGLGVDKNELENTVYELMLDECSIKESMADTVVEGMKIIPSNVNLAGAEIELLGINEKEYILKNAVDYIRDDYDFIIIDCPPSLNMLTINAMTTADSVLVPIQCEYYALEGLSQLIHTIDLVQQRLNPDLVIDGVVFTMYDVRTNLSNQVVENVKENLDTKIYETLIPRNIRLAEAPSHGLPINMYDSKSAGTESYRMLAKEVMER
- a CDS encoding response regulator, translating into MAVKVMITDDHSLIREGLKQLLELEGDFQVIAEACDGIECMEKLKDQIPDVLLLDINMPRMNGLEVLQKIKDEKIDVKILVLTVHNEVEYLLKAVDIGINGYLLKDSESSELKKAILSVVDGEDYIQPSLIPVLNAKMIDRDMDSEKIEKLTKRELEVLKLLAVGMYNKGVADELHISERTVKNHVSSIFKKIDVSDRTQAAVFAIRNNLISIH
- a CDS encoding ParB/RepB/Spo0J family partition protein, with the protein product MAAAKKGGLGKGIDSLIPNKVSATKTEAKNENVKNDKVIEGVLVNINKVEPNREQPRKNFDEDALLELSESIKQFGVLQPLLVQDRKGYYEIIAGERRWRAAKLAGLKEVPVIIKNLSNQEVVEISLIENIQRENLNPIEEAIAYKRLLTEFNLKQDEVAERVSKSRTAVTNSMRLLKLDERVQQMVIDDMISTGHARALLGIDDQEKQYTTAQKIFDEKLSVRETEKLVKKIQQEKDQPEAKEEVKIDPKMEAICRDLEEKMKVILGTKVAINQKDNQKGRIEIEYYSMDELDRIMDLFGSIRK
- a CDS encoding alpha/beta fold hydrolase, encoding MNNSMKKNIRHFFLLTALAAGTIHLVNRFIDMTAEMKNILKTESGSYYHWKNGSIFYTKRGSGSPLLLIHELNPISSSYEWCRLVKKLEKHYTVYTIDLLGCGRSDKPYLTYTNYLYVQLLTDFIHDVIGERPDVVTTGNSISFAVLAQNMNPNLLASITAINPPAMSSFDRTPDKYSSVKKTLLELPIIGTFLYNVRTHESNIRRTLQKTYFSRPQLVSSKMLDAYYEASHMGKSHGKYLMASIEGHYTDNAIGHAVKKLTVPLYIIESRSMTDAVAIADSYAHKNAAVETAYISNAGLTPQLEVPDKLLNIMRMFLHEDH